One genomic segment of Peribacillus sp. FSL H8-0477 includes these proteins:
- a CDS encoding SIS domain-containing protein: protein MFTLSQEKLVLLGASITTEEIKQQPDLWAETFDLYTEKSKEIEEFFLKLSTKHNRVRVIFTGAGTSAYVGETILPYLKETCDEKQWELHSIPTTTLVSNPNQFLKADIPTLLVSFARSGNSPESVGAVKLAEQIITDLYKLTITCAKDGQLAKQSVSDQKSFLLLMPELSNDQGFAMTGSYTCMTLTALLTFDTLAIEGKSTIVKMIRKMGESVIQRETVIQEIIDRDFNRIIYLGSGCFEGLAREAQLKILELTAGKIVTAFDSPMGFRHGPKSFMDENSVVFVFVSNHPYTRQYDLDLLKEIKQDNIAVNVCAIEVEGETNYDGNKFVFDSEFQTVPDAYLALPFLMIGQIVSLLASVKVGNTPDTPSPTGTVNRVVKGVNIYEYE from the coding sequence GTGTTTACGTTAAGTCAAGAAAAACTAGTACTCTTAGGTGCATCTATTACAACGGAAGAAATTAAGCAGCAGCCAGATTTATGGGCTGAAACGTTTGATTTATACACCGAGAAAAGCAAAGAAATAGAAGAGTTCTTTCTAAAACTATCAACTAAACACAATCGAGTTCGAGTCATTTTCACAGGTGCCGGAACGTCTGCCTATGTTGGTGAGACGATTCTGCCTTACCTAAAAGAAACATGTGATGAAAAACAATGGGAATTGCACAGTATTCCAACTACGACCTTGGTATCCAATCCTAATCAATTTCTTAAAGCAGATATTCCTACCTTACTCGTTTCGTTTGCCAGAAGCGGGAACAGTCCGGAAAGTGTTGGAGCTGTAAAACTAGCTGAGCAAATCATAACCGATTTGTATAAGCTGACGATTACCTGTGCTAAGGATGGTCAATTAGCCAAACAAAGTGTAAGTGATCAAAAGAGTTTTTTACTATTGATGCCTGAATTATCGAATGATCAGGGATTTGCAATGACTGGAAGCTATACGTGTATGACCTTAACGGCTTTACTTACCTTTGATACCTTAGCGATTGAGGGGAAATCAACAATCGTAAAAATGATTCGGAAAATGGGTGAAAGTGTCATTCAAAGGGAAACTGTCATTCAAGAGATCATTGACCGGGATTTTAATCGAATTATATACCTGGGTTCAGGTTGTTTTGAAGGATTAGCTCGAGAGGCCCAATTGAAAATATTAGAGCTGACAGCTGGGAAAATTGTCACCGCGTTTGATTCGCCGATGGGATTCCGACATGGACCTAAATCATTTATGGACGAAAACTCAGTGGTCTTTGTATTCGTTTCTAACCATCCTTATACACGTCAATATGATTTAGATTTATTAAAAGAAATAAAGCAGGATAATATTGCTGTCAATGTTTGTGCTATCGAGGTAGAAGGAGAAACCAATTACGATGGGAACAAGTTTGTTTTTGACAGCGAATTTCAAACCGTTCCGGATGCATACTTAGCCTTACCTTTTCTCATGATTGGGCAAATCGTTTCACTACTTGCATCGGTCAAAGTCGGTAATACACCTGATACGCCTTCGCCAACAGGAACGGTGAATCGTGTGGTTAAAGGCGTAAACATCTATGAATACGAATAA
- the nagA gene encoding N-acetylglucosamine-6-phosphate deacetylase yields MNTNKGCKSSYIFADKFFLEGKVEGSGFLEINEGRFVGFSENLSEKEAEIINYAGHWIAPGLVDTHIHGFQNHDIMDNDVTGLNKISEGLLSCGVTSFLPTTLTSSTEVLNRVVEMIGANYKEVRGAKIIGIFLEGPFFTEKHKGAQNPNYFCDPSIDLLKNWQKLSNYSIEKIAIAPERKGTAEFIEYAVRDKIAVALAHSDATYEEAKQAVEKGASIFVHTFNGMSPLHHREPGMVGAAMNLKNVFTEIICDGYHVHPVAANILMDTRGRDQTVLVTDCMMAGGMPEGSYRLGEIPVEVKEGAARIEGGSLSGSILQLKNAVQNTVKWGIATPEEAIYMASTAPAKSIGKDDECGKIAKGYAADFIVLNPDMDLIATYLNGTCRYHIKEEEVR; encoded by the coding sequence ATGAATACGAATAAAGGCTGTAAGTCTTCATATATTTTTGCTGATAAGTTTTTCCTAGAAGGGAAGGTTGAAGGTTCAGGATTTCTGGAAATTAATGAGGGAAGATTTGTTGGCTTTTCTGAAAACCTGTCCGAGAAAGAGGCTGAAATCATTAATTATGCGGGCCATTGGATCGCTCCAGGATTAGTAGATACTCATATTCATGGATTTCAAAATCACGACATTATGGACAACGATGTTACAGGATTGAATAAGATATCGGAAGGACTTCTTTCCTGCGGAGTTACTTCGTTTTTACCAACGACTTTAACATCCTCAACAGAAGTGTTGAATCGCGTTGTTGAAATGATTGGTGCTAATTATAAGGAAGTCCGTGGAGCTAAAATTATTGGAATCTTTTTGGAAGGGCCATTTTTTACGGAAAAACATAAAGGGGCGCAAAATCCGAACTACTTTTGTGATCCATCCATTGATTTATTGAAGAACTGGCAGAAGTTATCCAATTATTCTATTGAAAAAATAGCCATTGCGCCCGAGAGAAAAGGGACAGCTGAATTTATTGAATATGCGGTAAGAGACAAGATTGCAGTGGCTCTAGCCCATAGTGATGCTACATATGAAGAAGCAAAGCAGGCGGTTGAAAAAGGGGCATCTATTTTTGTTCATACCTTTAATGGAATGAGTCCATTGCACCATCGGGAGCCGGGAATGGTTGGTGCTGCGATGAATTTAAAAAATGTTTTTACAGAAATCATTTGTGATGGATATCATGTACACCCTGTTGCCGCAAATATTTTAATGGATACCCGCGGCAGAGACCAAACTGTTTTGGTGACCGATTGCATGATGGCTGGGGGAATGCCGGAAGGAAGCTATCGCCTAGGTGAAATCCCAGTAGAGGTGAAAGAAGGGGCTGCCCGCATTGAAGGCGGCAGTTTATCAGGAAGTATTTTACAATTAAAGAATGCCGTCCAAAATACCGTTAAATGGGGAATTGCCACGCCAGAGGAAGCAATCTATATGGCGAGTACTGCACCAGCGAAAAGTATTGGGAAGGATGACGAATGCGGGAAGATTGCCAAAGGGTACGCGGCTGACTTTATTGTTTTGAATCCTGATATGGATTTAATTGCAACTTATCTTAATGGTACTTGTCGTTATCATATAAAGGAAGAGGAGGTACGATGA
- the lacD gene encoding tagatose-bisphosphate aldolase, protein MLDLTKGKFAALKRLSDDNHIIGALAIDQRGSLKKMIASGSTNEVGDEGIIRFKELVSEELTPYSTAILLDPEYGLPAAKVRSKDAGLLIAYEKTGYDSTTVGRLPDLLPEWSVKRIKEAGADAVKFLLYYDVDEDVKINEYKHVFMERVGSECAAEDIPFFLEIVSYDANIEDVNSKEYARVKPHKVIEAIKVFSRLEFKVDVLKVEVPVNMNYVDGYTDSETVYSQEEAAGYFKEQSEATELPFIFLSAGVSAELFQETLKFAKQSGSSFNGVLCGRATWKDGVAPFAFSGEQAGREWLQAVGQKNIEELNVVLKESASSWFEKVKNRNPFVSS, encoded by the coding sequence ATGCTGGATTTGACCAAAGGTAAGTTTGCCGCTTTAAAACGCTTGTCTGATGACAATCATATTATCGGAGCTCTAGCGATTGACCAACGTGGATCACTAAAAAAAATGATTGCGTCGGGTAGTACGAATGAAGTTGGAGATGAGGGGATTATCCGTTTCAAAGAATTGGTTTCTGAAGAATTAACTCCTTATTCAACTGCTATTCTATTAGATCCAGAATACGGACTGCCAGCTGCAAAAGTCCGCAGTAAGGATGCTGGTTTATTAATTGCTTATGAAAAGACCGGTTATGATTCCACGACTGTGGGGCGTCTGCCTGATTTATTACCAGAGTGGTCCGTAAAACGAATTAAAGAAGCTGGTGCCGATGCTGTGAAATTTCTACTGTATTATGATGTCGATGAAGATGTGAAAATTAATGAGTATAAACATGTTTTTATGGAACGGGTAGGTTCTGAATGTGCTGCTGAGGATATTCCCTTTTTCTTAGAAATTGTCTCTTATGATGCCAACATTGAGGATGTTAACAGTAAAGAGTATGCCAGAGTGAAGCCACATAAGGTGATTGAGGCAATAAAAGTATTTTCCAGATTAGAGTTTAAGGTAGATGTTTTAAAAGTTGAAGTGCCGGTGAATATGAATTATGTTGATGGGTATACGGATAGTGAAACGGTCTATAGTCAAGAAGAAGCGGCTGGCTATTTCAAGGAGCAAAGTGAGGCTACCGAGCTGCCATTTATTTTTTTAAGTGCGGGGGTAAGTGCTGAATTATTTCAAGAGACCTTGAAATTTGCTAAACAATCAGGTTCCAGCTTTAATGGTGTGTTATGCGGGCGTGCAACTTGGAAAGATGGTGTTGCTCCATTTGCTTTCAGCGGCGAACAGGCGGGACGAGAATGGTTACAAGCTGTTGGCCAAAAGAATATTGAAGAACTAAATGTCGTTTTGAAAGAATCAGCCAGTTCTTGGTTCGAAAAGGTTAAAAACAGAAATCCTTTCGTTTCATCTTAA
- a CDS encoding phosphotransferase, translating to MKNQNENEEVLTGGNVSNVIRLGETVRREVKPESVKIHKLLKHIEAKEFTNAPKFLGFDDKNREILSFIKGEAGNYPLKKYMWSNEALKEIAKMLRLYHRAVSDFPIEDSWTPIDNTPQPFEVVCHNDFAIYNIIFNQEKPVGIIDFDLAAPGPRLWDIVYTLYTCVPLSRLYHTDSGETVYYEPVKDADRIKQRVTLFFESYGVEGLEKGFLDMVLLRVDALCKTMQRKAEEGDLAFRKMIDEGHVEHYQKDLQFIREHGKEWV from the coding sequence ATGAAAAATCAGAACGAAAACGAAGAGGTATTAACTGGAGGAAATGTCTCAAACGTAATTCGTTTAGGAGAGACAGTTCGACGTGAAGTAAAGCCTGAAAGTGTTAAAATCCATAAACTATTGAAACATATAGAAGCTAAAGAGTTTACTAACGCACCGAAGTTTTTGGGGTTTGATGACAAAAACAGAGAGATTTTATCATTTATTAAAGGAGAAGCTGGGAATTATCCTTTAAAGAAGTATATGTGGTCTAATGAAGCTTTAAAAGAAATAGCGAAAATGCTTCGTCTTTATCATCGTGCTGTGAGTGATTTTCCAATTGAAGATAGTTGGACGCCAATCGACAACACCCCTCAGCCCTTTGAGGTAGTATGTCATAATGATTTTGCCATCTATAACATTATATTTAATCAAGAAAAGCCAGTGGGGATCATTGATTTTGATCTTGCTGCTCCTGGTCCAAGACTTTGGGATATTGTCTATACTCTTTATACGTGCGTTCCTTTAAGTAGACTTTATCATACTGATTCGGGTGAGACTGTTTATTATGAACCAGTAAAGGATGCTGACCGTATAAAACAAAGGGTTACATTATTTTTTGAATCTTATGGAGTTGAGGGATTAGAAAAAGGTTTTTTAGACATGGTGTTGCTACGAGTAGATGCATTATGTAAAACGATGCAAAGGAAAGCTGAAGAAGGCGATTTAGCCTTTCGAAAAATGATCGATGAAGGGCATGTTGAACATTATCAAAAGGACCTTCAATTCATTCGGGAACACGGAAAAGAATGGGTTTAA